One window of the Desulfatirhabdium butyrativorans DSM 18734 genome contains the following:
- a CDS encoding pyridoxamine 5'-phosphate oxidase family protein, producing the protein MSIEIMKSLIRSQSMGVLAVLSEGRPHCALMAYVCDESAERLFFVTLKNTAKYRAILRHETVGFLIDTRCEGLGDRSRIQALTLSGVCRPIMDAGLARAIRGRILENHPHLTDLIADPEAAVLEYSIHCLQLQDGPLRQFKFSFDGGAVTS; encoded by the coding sequence ATGTCAATCGAGATCATGAAGTCGCTGATTCGTTCACAATCGATGGGGGTCCTTGCCGTTTTGTCGGAAGGCAGACCCCATTGCGCCTTGATGGCCTACGTCTGTGATGAATCAGCCGAGCGCTTGTTCTTTGTCACCCTGAAAAACACCGCCAAATATCGGGCCATTCTGAGGCATGAAACCGTCGGGTTCCTGATCGATACCCGATGCGAAGGATTGGGGGATAGGTCCCGGATTCAGGCCCTGACCTTGTCCGGTGTGTGCCGTCCCATTATGGATGCCGGTCTGGCAAGGGCGATTCGCGGCCGGATTTTGGAAAATCATCCCCACCTCACCGATTTGATAGCCGATCCGGAGGCCGCCGTTCTCGAGTATTCGATTCACTGCCTGCAATTGCAGGACGGGCCCCTGAGACAGTTCAAGTTTAGCTTTGACGGCGGGGCTGTTACATCGTAG